Proteins encoded in a region of the Streptomyces akebiae genome:
- a CDS encoding alginate lyase family protein: protein MSRTSPHTSPEGLAPEGELSRRGLLRTAGGLTAALALGAASSVVTTAEAAPAAFTHPGMLHAYGELNRAKVRVAAGDDPWLSGWNRLTANSHSASTWTPNPQATVIRGGTGENYGILYNDIHAAYQNALRWKIAGTTAHGDAAVRILNAWSSTLTTVTGNADRFLAAGIYGYQFANVAELMRGYGGFDLERFKTMMLNVFYPLNNQFLNNHNDACITNYWANWDLCTMNSILAIGILCDDGAKYDQAVNYFKNGAGNGAIRRAVPFLYDSQGLAQWQESGRDQGHTMMGMGQMGAFCEMAWSQGEDLYGYDNNRFMKAAQYVAKYNLGENVPFTAYTWGTGQNCAQQTHTVISSSGRGQLRPVWDLLHYHYARRRGLSVPYITRMAESVRPEGGGGDYGPNSGGYDQLGFGTLMYAK, encoded by the coding sequence ATGAGCCGCACTTCCCCCCACACGAGCCCTGAAGGGCTCGCTCCCGAGGGCGAGTTGAGCCGCAGAGGTCTGCTGCGGACCGCCGGCGGTCTCACCGCCGCCCTCGCGCTGGGCGCCGCCTCCTCCGTAGTGACGACGGCGGAGGCGGCCCCGGCCGCCTTCACCCATCCCGGCATGCTGCACGCCTACGGCGAACTCAACCGCGCCAAGGTGCGCGTGGCCGCCGGCGACGACCCGTGGCTGTCCGGCTGGAACCGCCTGACCGCCAACTCCCACTCCGCGAGCACCTGGACGCCCAACCCGCAGGCCACCGTCATCCGCGGCGGCACCGGCGAGAACTACGGCATCCTCTACAACGACATCCACGCCGCCTACCAGAACGCGCTGCGCTGGAAGATCGCCGGTACCACCGCCCACGGCGACGCGGCCGTCCGTATCCTCAACGCCTGGTCGTCGACGCTCACCACCGTCACCGGCAACGCGGACCGGTTCCTGGCCGCCGGGATCTACGGCTACCAGTTCGCGAACGTCGCCGAGCTGATGCGCGGCTACGGCGGGTTCGACCTGGAGCGGTTCAAGACGATGATGCTCAACGTCTTCTACCCGCTCAACAACCAGTTCCTGAACAACCACAACGACGCCTGCATCACCAACTACTGGGCCAACTGGGACCTGTGCACCATGAACTCGATCCTCGCGATCGGGATCCTGTGCGACGACGGCGCCAAGTACGACCAGGCCGTGAACTACTTCAAGAACGGCGCGGGCAACGGCGCGATCCGCAGGGCCGTGCCGTTCCTGTACGACAGCCAGGGCCTCGCGCAGTGGCAGGAGTCGGGCCGCGACCAGGGGCACACGATGATGGGCATGGGCCAGATGGGAGCCTTCTGCGAGATGGCCTGGTCCCAGGGCGAGGACCTCTACGGCTACGACAACAACCGGTTCATGAAGGCCGCCCAGTACGTCGCCAAGTACAACCTCGGCGAGAACGTGCCCTTCACCGCCTACACCTGGGGCACCGGCCAGAACTGCGCCCAGCAGACCCACACCGTGATCTCGTCCAGCGGCCGGGGCCAGCTCCGCCCCGTGTGGGACCTCCTCCACTACCACTACGCGCGGCGACGGGGCCTGTCCGTCCCGTACATCACCCGTATGGCGGAGAGCGTCCGTCCCGAGGGCGGCGGCGGGGACTACGGCCCCAACAGCGGCGGCTACGACCAGCTGGGCTTCGGCACCCTGATGTACGCCAAGTAG
- a CDS encoding alginate lyase family protein, giving the protein MLPLSRRSFLGAATFTAAAGAGILSAASAASAASASAAWARSAEATRTFSHPGLLHGAADLDRLKRAVAAKESPIHDGYLVLAAHARSKATYTVQNTGQITSWGRGPTNFMSQAVADSAAAYQNALMWCVTGERAHADKARDILDAWSSSLTMITGADGPLGAGLQAFKFVNAAELLRHTGYDGWAEADIARCERSFLDVWYPAVSGYMLYANGNWDLTALQTILAIGVFCEEPVLFEDALRFAAAGAGNGSVRGRIVTAAGQGQESGRDQGHEQLAVGLMGDAAQVAWNQGVDLWGFDGNRLLANAEYAARYNLGGDVPFTPDLDRTGKYIKKTVSAVGRGNLPPVYEMYLAHYAGVRGLDTPATKAAVFRGTGGARFVEGTNDDLPSFGTFAYAGATAPASTPAPEPPAGVTAVGAPEAVTVAWLPSAWATGYTVRRSTRPEGPYEEVATGLHEPTYTDGEVRRGRTYYYTVAAANSRGSSGFSSPAAASAGLPGPWGARDLGTARIPGSALFDGERFVLRASGTADTYHLAHLPLRGDGTVTARIVWPLSSQYSKIGVTLHDALDADAAHASMLIQGLPLHTWSGVWTVRKAAGADLSATGSTPVPPAQQQAITTAAAFPISGLGTLPESATPLEAPYVEGAGDGYRLRAPYWVRVTREGRRCTGAISPDGVRWTDVGSSEVDLGRTVHAGLVLTSCLGVDEEYADSGTGAFDNVTVTSAAGGGVWSVARPARQVTDLRATTGADAVELTWTDPDLSARYRVRRATGVDGTYRTIATGVAPVGFGARLRYADATGNPGTTYHYVVTKTNEAGHGPRSKPASARMPSPTAPRLTSVLTAFAGRGVPFQYLIRASHTPVRFGASGLPEGLRVDERSGLISGTPTRTGEFTVTTTAGNAAGEASGTLTLTVGTPPPAPWSYGDLGDVVLDERAFGTLGVVAIRTPGHTAYEEDGTFVVRGAGVDLSVNNQGMTGQFVRRPVTGDCEVTARLVSRTGAVADRVGLLMTKSLSPFDQAAGAIVSGGTSAQLMLRTTVAGRSAFTGGATVAAPCLLRLRRVGTAFSAAVSTDGGVTFTPLADGEIPGFGDAPYHVGLVVCSRDPLAHVTARFSEVSITPL; this is encoded by the coding sequence GTGCTTCCCCTCAGCAGACGGTCGTTCCTCGGCGCGGCCACCTTCACGGCCGCGGCCGGCGCCGGAATCCTGTCCGCCGCCTCCGCCGCCTCCGCCGCCTCGGCCTCTGCCGCGTGGGCGCGCTCCGCCGAGGCGACCCGCACCTTCAGCCACCCGGGCCTCCTGCACGGCGCGGCCGATCTGGACCGGCTGAAGCGTGCGGTCGCGGCGAAGGAGTCGCCGATCCACGACGGCTATCTCGTCCTCGCGGCCCACGCCCGGTCCAAGGCGACGTACACCGTGCAGAACACGGGGCAGATCACCTCCTGGGGGCGCGGCCCCACCAACTTCATGAGCCAGGCCGTCGCCGACTCCGCCGCCGCGTACCAGAACGCGCTGATGTGGTGCGTGACGGGCGAGCGGGCCCACGCCGACAAGGCGCGGGACATCCTCGACGCCTGGTCCTCCTCGCTCACCATGATCACGGGCGCCGACGGTCCGCTCGGCGCGGGACTGCAGGCCTTCAAGTTCGTCAACGCCGCCGAGCTGCTGCGGCACACCGGGTACGACGGCTGGGCGGAGGCGGACATCGCCCGCTGCGAGCGGTCGTTCCTCGACGTCTGGTACCCGGCGGTCTCCGGCTACATGCTCTACGCCAACGGCAACTGGGACCTGACGGCCCTGCAGACCATCCTGGCCATCGGCGTGTTCTGCGAGGAGCCCGTCCTCTTCGAGGACGCGCTGCGGTTCGCCGCCGCGGGCGCCGGCAACGGCAGCGTCCGCGGTCGGATCGTCACGGCGGCCGGCCAGGGCCAGGAGTCCGGCCGCGACCAGGGGCACGAGCAGCTCGCGGTCGGCCTGATGGGCGACGCGGCGCAGGTGGCCTGGAACCAGGGCGTGGACCTGTGGGGCTTCGACGGCAACCGTCTCCTGGCGAACGCCGAGTACGCCGCCCGCTACAACCTCGGCGGCGACGTCCCCTTCACTCCCGACCTGGACCGCACCGGCAAGTACATCAAGAAGACCGTCTCGGCCGTCGGCCGCGGCAATCTCCCGCCGGTCTACGAGATGTACCTCGCCCACTACGCCGGGGTGCGCGGCCTCGACACCCCCGCGACGAAGGCGGCGGTCTTCCGGGGCACGGGGGGCGCCCGCTTCGTCGAGGGCACCAACGACGACCTCCCGAGCTTCGGCACCTTCGCCTACGCCGGGGCGACGGCCCCCGCGTCGACACCCGCACCGGAGCCCCCGGCCGGGGTCACGGCGGTGGGCGCCCCCGAGGCGGTGACCGTGGCCTGGCTGCCGTCGGCCTGGGCCACCGGGTACACCGTCCGGCGGTCCACCCGCCCCGAGGGCCCGTACGAGGAGGTCGCCACCGGCCTCCACGAGCCGACGTACACCGACGGGGAGGTGCGCCGGGGACGGACGTACTACTACACCGTCGCCGCCGCCAACTCACGTGGGAGCAGCGGTTTTTCCAGCCCTGCCGCCGCCTCCGCGGGCCTCCCCGGGCCCTGGGGCGCCCGGGACCTGGGGACGGCGCGGATCCCGGGATCGGCCCTGTTCGACGGCGAGCGGTTCGTGCTCCGGGCGAGCGGTACGGCGGACACGTACCACCTGGCCCATCTGCCCCTGCGGGGCGACGGCACGGTCACCGCCCGGATCGTGTGGCCGCTCAGCTCCCAGTACTCCAAGATCGGCGTCACTCTGCACGACGCCCTCGACGCGGACGCCGCGCACGCCTCGATGCTGATCCAGGGTCTCCCGCTGCACACCTGGAGCGGGGTGTGGACCGTCCGGAAGGCGGCCGGGGCCGACCTCTCGGCGACCGGCAGCACACCCGTGCCGCCCGCCCAACAGCAGGCCATCACCACGGCCGCCGCGTTTCCGATCTCCGGCCTGGGGACGCTCCCGGAGTCGGCGACCCCGCTGGAAGCCCCGTACGTCGAGGGCGCGGGCGACGGCTACCGGCTGCGGGCGCCGTACTGGGTGCGGGTGACCCGCGAGGGCCGCCGCTGCACCGGGGCGATCTCGCCGGACGGCGTCCGCTGGACCGATGTAGGCAGCTCCGAGGTCGACCTGGGGCGGACCGTGCACGCCGGACTGGTCCTCACGTCCTGTCTGGGCGTGGACGAGGAGTACGCCGACTCCGGCACCGGCGCCTTCGACAACGTCACCGTGACCTCCGCCGCCGGGGGAGGGGTCTGGTCCGTGGCCCGCCCCGCCCGACAGGTCACCGACCTCAGGGCCACCACGGGGGCCGACGCCGTCGAACTGACCTGGACCGATCCCGACCTCTCCGCCCGCTACCGGGTGCGGCGTGCCACCGGCGTCGACGGCACCTACCGGACGATCGCGACCGGCGTCGCCCCGGTCGGCTTCGGCGCCCGCCTCCGGTACGCGGACGCCACCGGCAACCCCGGCACGACGTACCACTACGTCGTCACGAAGACCAACGAGGCCGGGCACGGCCCCCGTTCGAAGCCGGCCTCCGCACGGATGCCGTCCCCGACCGCCCCTCGACTCACCTCCGTCCTCACGGCGTTCGCCGGCAGGGGCGTCCCCTTCCAGTACCTGATCCGTGCCTCGCACACCCCCGTACGCTTCGGCGCGAGCGGACTCCCCGAGGGCCTCCGCGTCGACGAACGCAGTGGTCTGATCTCCGGAACCCCCACCCGGACCGGCGAGTTCACCGTCACCACCACCGCGGGCAACGCGGCGGGCGAGGCCTCCGGCACGCTCACCCTGACCGTAGGCACACCGCCGCCCGCCCCCTGGTCGTACGGCGATCTCGGCGACGTCGTCCTCGACGAGCGCGCCTTCGGGACCCTGGGCGTGGTCGCGATCCGTACCCCCGGCCATACGGCGTACGAGGAGGACGGGACCTTCGTCGTACGGGGCGCCGGCGTCGACCTTTCCGTCAACAACCAAGGCATGACCGGGCAGTTCGTGCGGCGGCCGGTCACCGGCGACTGTGAGGTCACCGCCCGGCTGGTCTCCCGTACCGGCGCCGTCGCCGACCGGGTCGGGTTGTTGATGACCAAGTCGCTGTCGCCGTTCGACCAGGCGGCCGGGGCGATCGTCAGCGGCGGGACGAGCGCCCAGCTGATGCTCCGGACGACCGTGGCCGGACGGTCGGCGTTCACGGGCGGTGCCACCGTCGCCGCCCCCTGCCTGCTGCGGTTGAGACGCGTCGGGACCGCGTTCTCCGCGGCGGTGTCCACAGACGGAGGAGTCACCTTCACCCCCCTCGCCGACGGAGAGATCCCCGGCTTCGGTGACGCCCCCTACCACGTGGGCCTGGTGGTCTGCTCCCGCGACCCCCTGGCCCACGTCACCGCGCGATTCAGCGAGGTGAGCATCACCCCCCTCTAG
- a CDS encoding Ig domain-containing protein, whose product MNETQGPGLSRRTLLQTAGAAAAAYTLLGTATGTASADTGTASADTGTASAADGPRTDRLVVHPVPTGLPLNTSFSVKARTPDGEWQPVPVIRARTKTINEKTGAGVVRSSSVANLDFRGTVEVQVTSSKGAIPSARIRPLSYDIAHEVSGDTVTFSLTEPRNLSIELGDADAGAFDLYDNLQLHANPIEKWRPEEDDPDVIYFGPGIHTVPDNVVKVPSGKTVYLAGGAVLKARVEFSHVENARLLGRGIIYDSDAATLVAFSKNIEIDGILALNPKTGYSCTIGQSQQVTVRNLHSYSFGQWGDGIDVFSSEDVLIEGVFMRNSDDCIAIYAHRWDYYGDCRNITVRDSTLWADVAHPVNMGTHGNPEKPETIENIVFSGIDVLQHREPQVLYQGCFALNPGDSNLIRNVRIQDVRVEDFTWGQLLNMRVMANRYNASPGRGIEDVYVRNLTYNGTHASMAILTGYDADRPIKNLTFQNLSVNGTVVHDKMKKPGWYLTTDMVPMFANEHVKNLRFLDADTAAATTAPEITSAGEVTAVAKRVFNHLVTASGLPTSFAAEGLPGGLSFDTRTGLISGVPFRPGSWTVTVSATNSAGTATQSLTLTVRHP is encoded by the coding sequence ATGAACGAAACCCAGGGCCCGGGTCTGTCCCGACGCACCCTCCTCCAGACCGCCGGCGCCGCGGCCGCGGCCTACACCCTGCTCGGAACGGCCACCGGCACCGCGAGCGCGGACACCGGCACCGCGAGCGCGGACACCGGCACCGCGAGCGCGGCCGACGGACCGAGAACCGACCGGCTGGTGGTGCACCCCGTCCCGACCGGGCTGCCCCTGAACACCAGCTTCTCGGTCAAGGCCCGCACGCCGGACGGCGAGTGGCAGCCGGTGCCCGTCATCCGGGCGCGCACCAAGACCATCAACGAGAAGACCGGCGCGGGCGTCGTCCGCAGCTCCTCGGTGGCCAACCTCGACTTCCGCGGCACCGTGGAGGTCCAGGTCACCTCCTCCAAGGGCGCCATCCCCTCCGCGCGGATCCGCCCCCTGTCGTACGACATCGCCCACGAGGTGAGCGGCGACACCGTCACCTTCAGCCTCACCGAGCCGCGCAACCTCTCCATCGAACTCGGCGACGCCGACGCAGGCGCCTTCGACCTCTACGACAACCTCCAGCTGCACGCCAACCCGATCGAGAAGTGGCGGCCCGAGGAGGACGACCCGGACGTCATCTACTTCGGACCGGGCATCCACACCGTCCCCGACAACGTGGTCAAGGTGCCCAGCGGCAAGACCGTGTACCTGGCCGGCGGCGCGGTCCTCAAGGCCCGCGTGGAGTTCAGTCACGTGGAGAACGCCCGGCTGCTCGGCCGGGGCATCATCTACGACTCGGACGCCGCCACGCTGGTCGCCTTCTCCAAGAACATCGAGATCGACGGCATCCTCGCCCTCAACCCGAAGACCGGTTACTCCTGCACCATCGGCCAGTCGCAGCAGGTCACCGTCCGCAACCTGCACTCCTACAGCTTCGGCCAGTGGGGCGACGGCATCGACGTCTTCAGCAGCGAGGACGTGCTCATCGAGGGCGTCTTCATGCGCAACAGCGACGACTGCATAGCCATCTACGCCCACCGCTGGGACTACTACGGCGACTGCCGCAACATCACCGTCCGCGACTCCACCCTCTGGGCCGATGTCGCCCACCCCGTCAACATGGGCACCCACGGCAACCCCGAGAAGCCCGAGACGATCGAGAACATCGTCTTCAGCGGCATCGACGTGCTCCAGCACCGCGAGCCACAGGTCCTCTACCAGGGCTGTTTCGCCCTCAACCCCGGCGACAGCAACCTCATACGCAACGTCCGTATCCAGGACGTCCGTGTGGAGGACTTCACCTGGGGCCAGTTGCTCAACATGCGGGTGATGGCCAACCGGTACAACGCCTCCCCGGGGCGCGGCATCGAGGACGTGTACGTCCGCAACCTGACCTACAACGGGACGCACGCCTCCATGGCGATCCTGACCGGCTACGACGCGGACCGCCCGATCAAGAACCTGACCTTCCAGAACCTGTCGGTCAACGGCACGGTCGTCCACGACAAGATGAAGAAGCCCGGCTGGTACCTGACGACCGACATGGTCCCGATGTTCGCCAACGAGCACGTCAAGAACCTCCGCTTCCTCGACGCCGACACGGCGGCCGCCACCACCGCGCCGGAGATCACCAGCGCGGGCGAGGTCACGGCCGTCGCCAAGCGGGTCTTCAACCACCTGGTCACGGCGAGCGGGCTGCCCACGTCGTTCGCCGCGGAGGGACTGCCCGGGGGTCTGTCGTTCGACACGAGAACGGGCCTGATCTCCGGTGTCCCGTTCCGCCCCGGCTCCTGGACGGTCACCGTCTCGGCCACCAACAGCGCCGGTACGGCCACCCAGTCCCTCACGCTCACCGTGCGGCACCCGTAG
- a CDS encoding carbohydrate ABC transporter permease: protein MRTGRLVLYTVLVVVTGLFLGPFGWLVLTGLKTSAETAAAPVHWLPADFQWHNFADAFHLIDFLGYARNSLIIAFLYATLVTLSSAWVGYGFARLDAPGKKTLFGVLLGSMMLPQMITLLPTYLIFARLGMVDTYWPWVLWGLAAAPYLVFLFRQFFAGLPRELEEAAIVDGCGYATIFWRIFLPQSWPVLSASFVIAFTWTWGDYIAPQLLLSTDRSTLAVAVMSTYVTSAGTPVTHLQAAASVMYVVPILLIFLVAQRGFVAGMSTSGLK, encoded by the coding sequence CTGCGTACCGGCCGGCTCGTTCTCTACACCGTGCTCGTCGTCGTCACCGGGCTGTTCCTCGGCCCCTTCGGCTGGCTGGTCCTCACCGGGCTGAAGACCTCCGCAGAGACGGCCGCGGCGCCGGTGCACTGGCTGCCCGCGGACTTCCAGTGGCACAACTTCGCCGACGCGTTCCACCTGATCGACTTCCTCGGCTACGCCCGCAACTCCCTGATCATCGCCTTCCTCTACGCCACCCTGGTCACCCTGAGCTCGGCCTGGGTCGGCTACGGCTTCGCCCGTCTGGACGCACCCGGGAAGAAGACGCTGTTCGGCGTGCTGCTCGGCTCGATGATGCTGCCCCAGATGATCACGCTGCTGCCGACCTATCTGATCTTCGCCCGACTCGGCATGGTCGACACCTACTGGCCATGGGTGCTGTGGGGCCTCGCGGCGGCGCCGTATCTCGTCTTCCTCTTCCGGCAGTTCTTCGCCGGGCTGCCCCGGGAGCTGGAGGAGGCGGCGATCGTCGACGGCTGCGGCTACGCCACGATCTTCTGGCGGATCTTCCTGCCGCAGTCCTGGCCGGTGCTCTCCGCCAGCTTCGTGATCGCCTTCACCTGGACCTGGGGCGACTACATCGCACCCCAGCTCCTGCTGTCCACGGACCGTTCCACCCTCGCGGTCGCCGTGATGTCCACCTACGTCACCTCCGCCGGGACGCCCGTCACCCACCTCCAGGCCGCCGCCTCGGTGATGTACGTCGTCCCCATCCTGCTGATCTTCCTCGTCGCCCAACGCGGCTTCGTCGCCGGGATGTCCACCTCCGGACTGAAGTAA
- a CDS encoding carbohydrate ABC transporter permease — MRAEGTPSAATRGATGVRVAPAAAARPAGDRPPTSMSTRRHRAFYMFASPWIIGFLLLTIVPMVYALWLSLTTYDGISPHWRFIGLANYRELFADPVTWDALGRAGLFALTSVPLSIVAGLGLAVLINRPLRARALFRTLLYLPAVVPPVGAGLAFKSLFDQNSGAANGVLNIFGIDALGWLADPYARYVLLMTVLWAAGNVMIISLAGLQDVPRELHEAARIDGAGAWRTFRSVTVPLLSPVLLFQTVTGVIASVQTIMPLLLAAEPTTGGVTAIPQSNYMYMMHVFAEYFALGRYGYASALLWVLFVLILVVTGLIFRFTSGVVFYNVDPEAKK; from the coding sequence ATGAGGGCCGAGGGAACACCCTCCGCGGCGACGCGCGGGGCGACCGGCGTCCGGGTGGCACCGGCGGCAGCCGCCCGGCCGGCCGGAGACCGGCCGCCCACCTCGATGTCCACCCGCAGGCACCGGGCGTTCTACATGTTCGCCTCGCCCTGGATCATCGGCTTCCTGCTGCTCACGATCGTCCCGATGGTGTACGCGCTGTGGCTGAGCCTCACCACCTACGACGGGATCTCGCCGCACTGGCGGTTCATCGGGCTCGCCAACTACCGCGAGCTGTTCGCCGACCCGGTGACGTGGGACGCCCTCGGCCGTGCCGGGCTGTTCGCGCTGACCTCGGTGCCGCTGTCGATCGTCGCCGGACTCGGGCTCGCCGTCCTGATCAACCGGCCGCTCAGGGCACGGGCACTGTTCCGCACTCTGCTCTATCTGCCGGCCGTCGTACCGCCGGTGGGCGCCGGCCTCGCCTTCAAGTCGCTGTTCGACCAGAACTCCGGCGCGGCCAACGGGGTGCTGAACATCTTCGGCATCGACGCCCTCGGCTGGCTCGCGGATCCGTACGCCCGCTACGTCCTGCTGATGACGGTGCTGTGGGCCGCGGGCAACGTCATGATCATCTCGCTGGCCGGGCTCCAGGACGTGCCCCGTGAACTCCACGAAGCGGCCCGGATCGACGGAGCCGGCGCCTGGCGGACCTTCCGCAGTGTCACCGTGCCGCTGCTGTCGCCGGTGCTGCTGTTCCAGACGGTGACCGGGGTGATCGCCTCGGTGCAGACCATCATGCCGCTGCTGCTGGCCGCCGAGCCCACCACGGGCGGCGTCACCGCGATCCCGCAGTCCAACTACATGTACATGATGCATGTGTTCGCCGAGTACTTCGCGCTCGGCCGTTACGGCTACGCCTCCGCGCTGCTGTGGGTGCTCTTCGTCCTGATCCTCGTCGTCACCGGTCTCATCTTCCGGTTCACGTCGGGCGTGGTGTTCTACAACGTCGATCCGGAGGCGAAGAAGTGA
- a CDS encoding extracellular solute-binding protein, with the protein MHTRADGPLSRRRFLALSAAGVTAAGAALNGCALPVAGGVGGSGETVTLMVKAEDISPELIRQAQRGLGIRIVTVRYDITKLIAMLTSGNPPDLVRGVGAVDTPYYAARDVAEELDPYFAASTVLKADDLDPVNDLWRYDGRTQGKGPRYGMVKDFSQDSMYWYNTAHFDEAGIAYPPTSEPVTYEEWLDRAERLTRRRNGQTIVFGGSYNGLYEATNLSTLTAAAGGSLFDDDLARIDFTTPEARKALGWYIDYCRTRVGPSAIQPDPNAWDGPTYQAGRMAMSNSGYWLGGMINTDEKLAKVSRLAPAPVFAGGARVSPCQGGTGFWMPRKARNKDAAWRVFEWFFGEAPAKARAGGGWGIPSLKSLRPLMPAEHDHQRRVLAAQEAELEHFSVISFTPYITAEGFKALFNQVAPAAMKGEISVDTLAGRLNSTINEQLDRGKEQVG; encoded by the coding sequence ATGCATACCCGTGCCGATGGTCCCCTGAGCCGCCGTCGATTCCTCGCCCTCTCGGCGGCCGGTGTCACGGCCGCTGGGGCGGCTCTGAACGGCTGTGCGCTCCCCGTGGCCGGTGGTGTCGGCGGTTCGGGCGAGACCGTCACGCTGATGGTGAAGGCCGAGGACATCTCCCCGGAACTGATCAGGCAGGCCCAGCGTGGCCTCGGCATCCGCATCGTCACGGTGAGGTACGACATCACCAAGCTGATCGCGATGCTGACCAGCGGGAACCCGCCCGATCTGGTGCGCGGCGTGGGCGCCGTGGACACGCCGTACTACGCGGCGCGTGACGTGGCCGAGGAACTGGACCCGTACTTCGCCGCGAGCACCGTGCTGAAGGCCGACGACCTCGACCCGGTCAACGACCTGTGGCGCTACGACGGCCGCACCCAGGGGAAGGGGCCGCGCTACGGGATGGTGAAGGACTTCTCCCAGGACTCCATGTACTGGTACAACACCGCGCACTTCGACGAGGCGGGCATCGCGTACCCGCCCACGTCCGAGCCGGTCACCTACGAGGAGTGGCTGGACCGGGCCGAGCGGCTCACCCGGCGGAGGAACGGTCAGACCATCGTCTTCGGCGGCAGCTACAACGGTCTCTACGAGGCCACCAACCTCTCGACCCTGACGGCGGCCGCCGGTGGCAGTCTCTTCGACGACGACCTCGCCCGGATCGACTTCACCACCCCGGAGGCCCGTAAGGCACTGGGCTGGTACATCGACTACTGCCGGACCAGGGTGGGCCCGAGCGCGATCCAGCCCGACCCCAACGCCTGGGACGGGCCCACCTACCAGGCGGGCCGCATGGCCATGAGCAACAGCGGCTACTGGCTCGGCGGGATGATCAACACCGACGAGAAGCTGGCGAAGGTGTCCCGGCTGGCCCCCGCCCCGGTCTTCGCGGGCGGCGCCCGGGTCAGCCCCTGCCAGGGCGGTACCGGTTTCTGGATGCCGAGGAAGGCACGGAACAAGGACGCCGCCTGGCGGGTCTTCGAGTGGTTCTTCGGCGAGGCGCCGGCCAAGGCCCGCGCGGGCGGCGGCTGGGGCATCCCGAGCCTGAAGTCGCTGCGGCCGCTGATGCCGGCCGAACACGACCACCAGCGCCGGGTGCTGGCGGCACAGGAGGCCGAGCTGGAGCACTTCTCGGTGATCTCCTTCACCCCCTACATCACGGCGGAGGGCTTCAAGGCCCTCTTCAACCAGGTGGCACCGGCGGCGATGAAGGGCGAGATCTCCGTCGACACCCTCGCCGGGCGCCTCAACTCCACCATCAACGAACAGCTCGACCGCGGGAAGGAGCAGGTCGGATGA
- a CDS encoding hydroxyacid dehydrogenase: protein MPSAQSTRAVFAMDPVHLPLLFPPPLMARLREVIEIDPEVVVRDFTDPVATSALAGAEVLITGWGCPHLDAEVLAAAPRLRTVLHAAGSVRALVGEALWQRGVTVSSAVAGNALPVAEYTLAMILLAGKDAFDQRERFRRTHTYPSPAETAAIGNVGRRVGVIGASRVGRRLLELLKPFDFAVSLYDPYVDTAGAAALGAEPMALDDLLRTSDIVSLHAPDIPETYRMLDRGRLALIRDGGVLINTSRGALVDPEALTDELLSGRLSAVLDVTEPEPLPVGSPLYRLPNVFLTPHIAGSLGNELERLGRTVVEELERLASGLPPAHEVRHTDLARVA, encoded by the coding sequence ATGCCCAGCGCCCAGTCGACGCGAGCCGTGTTCGCCATGGATCCGGTGCATCTGCCCCTGCTCTTCCCGCCTCCGCTCATGGCACGGCTCCGGGAGGTGATCGAGATCGATCCCGAGGTCGTGGTGCGGGACTTCACGGATCCGGTGGCCACCTCCGCACTGGCCGGCGCCGAGGTGCTGATCACCGGCTGGGGCTGTCCGCACCTCGACGCGGAGGTACTGGCGGCGGCGCCCCGGCTGCGTACCGTCCTGCATGCCGCCGGCTCGGTCCGCGCGCTGGTCGGCGAAGCCCTCTGGCAGCGCGGGGTCACCGTCTCCAGCGCGGTGGCCGGCAACGCGCTGCCGGTCGCCGAGTACACCCTGGCGATGATCCTGCTGGCCGGAAAGGACGCCTTCGACCAGCGCGAACGCTTCCGCAGGACACACACCTACCCCTCCCCCGCCGAGACCGCGGCCATCGGCAACGTCGGCCGCCGGGTCGGAGTCATCGGGGCCTCGCGCGTCGGCCGCCGACTCCTGGAACTGCTGAAGCCGTTCGACTTCGCCGTCTCGCTGTACGACCCCTACGTCGACACGGCGGGGGCCGCCGCACTGGGCGCCGAGCCGATGGCGCTGGACGACCTGCTGCGGACCAGCGACATCGTCAGCCTGCACGCCCCCGACATCCCCGAGACCTATCGCATGCTCGACCGCGGCAGACTCGCGCTCATCCGGGACGGCGGTGTGCTCATCAACACCTCACGGGGCGCCCTCGTCGACCCCGAGGCGCTCACCGACGAGTTGCTCTCCGGCCGGCTCAGCGCGGTCCTGGACGTGACCGAACCCGAACCGCTGCCCGTCGGTTCCCCGCTCTACCGCCTCCCCAACGTCTTCCTCACCCCGCACATCGCGGGCTCCCTCGGCAACGAGCTGGAGCGCCTCGGCCGTACCGTCGTCGAGGAGCTGGAGCGTCTCGCCTCGGGGCTGCCACCGGCCCACGAGGTACGGCACACGGATCTGGCCAGGGTCGCCTGA